From Flavobacterium lipolyticum, one genomic window encodes:
- a CDS encoding DUF5977 domain-containing protein encodes MKSNIYQLLFLVLFLNTQNAKSQTDDGAKKSYIPNISIATPQVAAMSKVNEIPVDIATGRINYTIPIFEIKEGEFTMPINLSYNYSGLLVDETPGYAGVGWTFNVGGAVMHTIKGLNDEGHELDRSMMHNYFNKLPPYQDENVPASKARILDLYEKIAEGRIDGRPDKYSINIGNISCNFYLDKNDNPIFMKNENYKLVKNGSSGFTLTDDRGINYIFGLPQMNTNTGSSIEGYGYNSSFLIMEINFPYTSNKITFNYTAPNTLYDIYDSYTSINTVLNGHSSWSISKSRTETSASVTKLSKITTDNYTIELQYENNPTELAVAVVTKLEIKNKVGIAIKTYDFNYSQWSGRRKNLLDVKYNGQVINTMEYDESLAYPNFSEYDLVKKDLWGYYNSNGSLSLGSGPHNPLDNPGIKPNFASTKIGSLKKITYQTKGYSLIEYEPNSVFMIVTDYNFPYPNDSNSSKSLSATATNIVEPEPTEFDVISVPVTLNLYNVLSNDTGKNGWEDRISIVKLFKQGEESNPIFIRSQTWRKDGRWEPTQTSFVNQTTVTINTPGKYYLRAISSVGSTAHITTTLQQSAQTFNQTVGGMRVKEVKNCDFNGACTTTAYNYSQSGKSTGIMLQKPQFYSGSFFTDRRGCLPENDNRSSFTYYYSYNSVSPLSNFRGSPVLYKKVEQIERNPLENNGRTVFLYSGGSVNFLHDDGYNLGQLDQKMIQSKTGDTIQKQKNTYLNNVKRNNRRFILGLECKPTRITFGTYPSNVTNASTACLPILQRPLSDFVTETFTHESKNYFLEKEENTSYLNGKTVIQKTVNSHDPETGNLKNQVTTNSEGENLETKYFYVTDPEMTNESFRNELIAKNMVSKPMSTQSFNGEKIAEQKTAYSNEASTANLLLPKHVYANKGAQNISIPDDKKITYDQYDQKGNILQYTVEGGLPVAIIWGYNKTQPIAKVENASYDQIASYVLNLQNRSDLDDDNCLTEDCNEQILRSNLQTLRTSFPQFMITTYTYNPLLGVTSITDPKGIPSYYEYDTLGRLKFVKDQDLNVVQKYCYNFKGQQTDCSDNTSTSEYLYKSAARSGVFTKRNCAAGGTGQSVTYNQARGVVTSTISQADADENGLRKFNIDGQTYADNNTDVKCIFKNTIQSRLVTRNNCATGGIPDSVWYTVAAGIYRSDVSQAEADAQAQWEIDNNWVTFANNDNNAKCTFKNTVQSRLVARNNCAAGGIPDSAWYTVAAGIYSSNSSQAEADAQAQREIDRNWEAFANNDNNAKCTFWNTAQSRLVTRNNCAAGGIPDSIWYTVAAGKYSSNSSQAEANALAQREIDNNWEAYANNNNNAKCTFWNIAQSRLITRDNCGARGTGDSVWYTVPAGTYGSYNSQEEADSRAVYQINRYGQAYANDNNNAKCTYYNYELNLQYTKDNCSGPLERGSTVYYHIPNGKHKSNVSQADADYKALMDDAANGQNYANENGYCLDPGEEEQ; translated from the coding sequence ATGAAATCAAATATATATCAATTGCTGTTCCTCGTTTTGTTTTTGAATACTCAAAATGCGAAATCTCAAACGGACGATGGAGCAAAAAAATCTTATATTCCAAATATTAGTATAGCAACGCCACAAGTGGCTGCTATGAGTAAAGTAAACGAAATACCTGTAGATATTGCCACAGGAAGAATCAATTATACCATTCCGATATTCGAAATTAAGGAAGGCGAATTTACCATGCCTATTAACCTATCCTATAATTATTCCGGTCTTTTGGTAGATGAAACTCCCGGATATGCCGGAGTGGGCTGGACTTTTAACGTAGGTGGAGCTGTTATGCATACGATTAAAGGACTAAATGATGAAGGGCATGAACTCGACAGAAGCATGATGCACAACTATTTTAACAAGCTGCCTCCGTATCAGGATGAGAATGTACCAGCATCAAAAGCCAGAATTTTAGATCTGTATGAAAAAATAGCAGAAGGGAGAATAGATGGCAGACCCGACAAATATTCTATTAACATTGGAAATATTAGCTGTAATTTTTATTTAGATAAGAATGATAATCCTATCTTCATGAAAAATGAAAATTACAAACTGGTTAAAAATGGCTCTTCGGGATTTACATTAACTGACGACAGAGGCATAAATTATATTTTCGGTTTACCTCAAATGAACACAAATACCGGTTCAAGTATTGAGGGATATGGGTATAATTCTTCTTTTTTGATAATGGAGATCAACTTTCCGTATACCAGTAACAAAATTACATTCAATTACACAGCTCCAAACACACTGTATGATATTTATGACAGTTATACTTCCATTAATACAGTTTTAAATGGACATAGTAGTTGGTCTATAAGCAAAAGCAGGACAGAAACAAGTGCATCGGTCACCAAACTTTCTAAAATTACAACCGATAATTACACGATCGAATTGCAATATGAGAATAACCCTACTGAACTTGCAGTAGCTGTTGTCACTAAGTTAGAGATAAAAAACAAAGTCGGAATCGCAATTAAAACTTATGATTTTAACTATTCACAATGGTCCGGAAGAAGAAAGAATCTATTAGATGTAAAATACAATGGACAAGTTATAAATACCATGGAATATGATGAAAGTTTGGCTTATCCTAACTTTTCTGAATATGATTTGGTAAAAAAAGATTTATGGGGTTACTACAATTCCAATGGTTCACTTTCTCTGGGTAGTGGGCCGCATAATCCCTTAGATAATCCCGGAATCAAACCGAATTTCGCAAGTACCAAGATTGGAAGTCTTAAAAAAATCACCTATCAGACAAAGGGCTATTCATTAATTGAATACGAGCCCAATTCGGTTTTTATGATTGTGACCGATTATAATTTTCCATACCCTAATGACTCCAACTCCTCTAAATCTTTATCGGCAACAGCAACAAATATTGTAGAACCCGAACCTACTGAATTCGACGTAATTTCAGTTCCTGTAACATTAAATCTTTATAATGTACTGTCTAATGATACAGGAAAAAACGGTTGGGAAGACAGGATTTCTATAGTTAAACTATTTAAACAAGGAGAAGAATCGAATCCAATTTTTATAAGAAGCCAGACCTGGAGAAAGGATGGACGATGGGAACCTACACAAACCTCATTTGTCAATCAAACTACAGTTACAATAAACACGCCTGGCAAGTATTATTTAAGGGCGATATCAAGTGTGGGATCTACAGCGCATATAACCACCACCCTTCAGCAATCGGCACAGACCTTTAACCAAACTGTGGGAGGAATGCGGGTAAAAGAAGTAAAAAACTGTGATTTTAACGGAGCCTGTACCACGACTGCTTACAACTATTCGCAATCGGGTAAAAGTACCGGTATCATGCTGCAAAAACCACAATTTTACTCAGGATCCTTTTTTACAGACAGAAGAGGTTGTTTACCTGAAAATGATAATAGAAGTTCCTTTACTTATTACTACAGTTACAACAGTGTTTCTCCGCTGTCTAATTTTAGAGGAAGCCCCGTATTGTATAAAAAAGTAGAACAAATTGAGAGAAATCCTCTTGAAAACAATGGAAGAACCGTGTTTTTGTACTCAGGAGGAAGTGTTAATTTTCTGCATGATGATGGATATAATTTGGGTCAGTTGGACCAAAAAATGATTCAGTCAAAAACCGGAGATACGATCCAAAAACAAAAAAATACCTATTTAAATAATGTAAAACGCAACAATCGCAGGTTTATCCTGGGTTTAGAATGCAAACCTACCCGCATTACATTTGGTACTTATCCGTCTAATGTAACCAATGCATCCACGGCATGTTTACCAATACTACAAAGACCATTAAGTGATTTTGTAACCGAAACATTTACACATGAATCTAAAAATTATTTTTTGGAGAAAGAAGAGAACACAAGCTATCTGAATGGTAAAACAGTGATACAAAAGACAGTCAATTCCCATGATCCGGAAACAGGAAATCTTAAAAATCAGGTTACAACAAATTCTGAAGGGGAAAATTTAGAGACAAAATATTTTTATGTTACAGATCCTGAAATGACAAATGAGTCTTTTCGAAATGAATTGATTGCGAAGAACATGGTTAGCAAACCGATGAGTACACAAAGTTTTAATGGAGAAAAAATAGCAGAACAGAAAACAGCATATAGCAATGAGGCTTCAACCGCTAATTTGCTACTGCCAAAACATGTTTATGCAAACAAAGGGGCTCAGAACATAAGTATTCCCGATGATAAAAAAATTACCTACGACCAATACGATCAAAAGGGCAATATTTTACAATATACTGTTGAGGGAGGTTTACCAGTGGCTATAATTTGGGGGTACAATAAAACACAGCCTATTGCAAAAGTAGAAAACGCCAGTTACGATCAGATTGCCAGTTATGTTTTGAATCTGCAGAATCGATCTGATTTAGACGATGATAATTGTTTGACTGAGGATTGTAATGAGCAAATATTGAGAAGTAACCTGCAAACTTTAAGGACTTCTTTCCCTCAATTTATGATTACTACTTACACTTACAATCCACTGCTTGGTGTTACAAGTATAACAGATCCCAAAGGTATACCTTCTTATTATGAATATGATACTTTGGGAAGATTGAAATTTGTAAAGGATCAGGATCTAAATGTAGTTCAAAAATATTGCTACAATTTTAAAGGGCAGCAAACTGATTGCAGTGATAATACTTCAACCAGCGAGTACCTCTATAAAAGCGCAGCCAGAAGCGGGGTGTTTACCAAAAGGAATTGTGCTGCAGGAGGAACAGGTCAAAGTGTGACCTATAATCAGGCGAGAGGGGTGGTTACCTCGACCATTTCACAGGCAGATGCGGATGAAAATGGTCTCAGAAAGTTCAATATAGACGGACAGACTTATGCAGACAATAATACGGATGTTAAATGTATTTTTAAAAATACGATTCAAAGCCGATTAGTGACACGAAACAATTGTGCTACCGGAGGAATCCCGGATAGTGTTTGGTATACCGTTGCGGCCGGAATCTATAGGTCTGATGTTTCTCAGGCGGAAGCTGATGCACAGGCCCAGTGGGAAATTGACAACAATTGGGTGACTTTCGCCAATAATGATAATAATGCAAAATGTACCTTTAAGAATACGGTTCAAAGTCGATTAGTGGCACGAAATAACTGCGCTGCAGGTGGAATTCCAGATAGTGCTTGGTATACCGTTGCTGCCGGAATCTATAGTTCAAATAGTTCTCAGGCAGAGGCTGATGCACAGGCCCAGCGGGAAATTGATCGAAATTGGGAGGCATTTGCAAACAATGATAATAATGCAAAATGTACATTTTGGAATACGGCTCAAAGCCGATTAGTGACGCGAAACAATTGTGCAGCCGGAGGAATTCCAGATAGCATTTGGTATACCGTTGCTGCCGGAAAGTATAGTTCGAATAGTTCTCAGGCAGAAGCCAATGCATTGGCCCAACGAGAGATCGATAACAATTGGGAGGCTTATGCAAACAACAATAATAATGCAAAATGTACTTTTTGGAATATTGCACAAAGTCGATTGATCACCAGAGATAACTGTGGTGCTAGAGGTACTGGTGACAGTGTTTGGTATACTGTTCCTGCAGGAACATACGGTTCTTATAATTCCCAGGAGGAAGCTGATAGTCGGGCTGTATATCAAATAAATAGATATGGACAAGCTTATGCAAACGATAATAATAATGCAAAATGTACTTATTATAATTATGAGTTAAACCTTCAGTATACTAAAGATAATTGTTCAGGTCCGCTAGAAAGAGGCTCTACGGTTTACTACCATATACCAAATGGAAAACACAAATCTAATGTATCACAAGCCGATGCGGACTATAAGGCACTTATGGATGATGCAGCAAATGGACAAAACTATGCTAATGAAAATGGCTATTGTTTAGATCCCGGAGAGGAAGAACAATAA
- a CDS encoding peroxidase, FMP-type yields MLKRKNPDEEGNLNQLTSDFAQQANEALFEALQEEKGVLDKLMSGYQKVQIEDPIRPFYEEDLQQIVKNVDYGILQVLEGTWVSYNNNSDNQSDKKLIGSGIHTTIMPSPGTNAGTIPGKYSFECEEYIEKLTFNLVPGGVRNRGGANEQFCGAVKYEQSIKSVNRVTGQDALQYTPIHEENGMYLWLSDIFNYAATEKTISEDRGIHAISPNNPNKDLYKSGYQDETLFLIKNDQGNKEYVTLENLNGRKYYEIIASKELKAGAGQTGPYFIPDYSISRSGVIPHGSTITLLGDLKPNKSGYLISGAPQYPEGFAAWDYKHLAISQTMGGADASNEPINLDAPPPPWVFETLDDKNDERENKIYTQRILAHPLYPYSVRPDLRLRDTLKSDVVKNHVLIEMSSKNKTGAQGGILNVPFVNRFVPTVEMNMRMWIETVVENKKEILQLQYEQVIFFEFDFGDDGGTTSWPHIQVNTLRKMEDVSPDQKRLIEEQFPGTYKMGSSGEASGCPHHKE; encoded by the coding sequence ATGCTAAAACGTAAAAACCCTGATGAAGAAGGGAATTTAAATCAGCTGACCTCTGATTTTGCTCAGCAGGCAAATGAGGCCCTATTCGAAGCACTTCAGGAAGAGAAAGGTGTATTGGATAAATTGATGTCCGGTTATCAAAAAGTTCAGATTGAAGATCCAATCAGACCTTTTTATGAAGAAGACCTTCAACAAATTGTAAAAAATGTAGATTATGGCATTTTACAGGTACTAGAAGGCACCTGGGTAAGTTACAATAATAACAGTGACAATCAGAGTGATAAAAAACTCATTGGCAGCGGTATACATACCACCATCATGCCTTCACCGGGTACCAACGCAGGAACCATTCCGGGAAAATACAGTTTTGAGTGCGAAGAATATATTGAAAAACTTACTTTTAATCTGGTACCGGGTGGTGTTCGAAACCGTGGTGGTGCAAACGAGCAGTTTTGCGGCGCTGTGAAATACGAACAAAGCATCAAAAGTGTAAACCGCGTAACCGGTCAGGACGCTTTGCAATACACTCCAATTCACGAAGAGAACGGAATGTATCTGTGGTTGAGTGATATCTTTAACTATGCGGCAACAGAAAAAACGATTAGTGAAGACCGTGGTATTCATGCCATATCACCTAACAATCCAAATAAAGATTTATACAAAAGCGGTTATCAGGATGAAACCCTGTTTTTAATCAAGAACGATCAGGGAAACAAAGAATATGTAACGCTGGAAAACTTAAACGGAAGAAAATATTACGAGATTATTGCTTCAAAAGAACTTAAAGCAGGAGCAGGGCAGACCGGACCTTATTTTATACCCGATTATTCGATTTCGAGAAGTGGTGTAATTCCCCATGGAAGTACAATTACTTTACTGGGAGATTTAAAGCCAAATAAATCGGGTTATTTGATTAGTGGTGCTCCACAGTACCCGGAAGGATTCGCGGCCTGGGACTATAAACACCTTGCTATTTCGCAAACAATGGGGGGAGCAGATGCCAGCAATGAGCCTATAAATCTGGATGCACCTCCACCACCTTGGGTATTTGAGACATTGGATGATAAAAACGATGAACGTGAAAATAAAATCTATACGCAGCGAATATTAGCGCATCCTTTATATCCTTATTCGGTGCGGCCAGATTTACGTCTTCGGGATACGCTTAAAAGTGATGTGGTAAAAAACCATGTACTGATCGAGATGTCCTCTAAAAATAAAACCGGAGCTCAGGGAGGAATCCTAAATGTTCCGTTTGTCAATCGTTTTGTTCCTACAGTCGAAATGAACATGAGAATGTGGATTGAAACTGTTGTCGAAAACAAAAAAGAAATTCTTCAATTGCAATACGAGCAGGTCATATTTTTCGAGTTTGATTTCGGAGACGATGGCGGTACGACAAGCTGGCCACACATACAAGTCAATACACTTCGTAAAATGGAAGATGTATCACCTGATCAGAAACGATTAATAGAAGAGCAATTCCCGGGAACTTATAAAATGGGATCTTCGGGGGAGGCTTCGGGCTGTCCGCATCACAAAGAGTAA
- a CDS encoding T9SS type A sorting domain-containing protein: MKKRHLLPFLILPFFAYSQDILWEKSYGGQHADYLFDAQPTADYGFILAGSSLSNKTGNKDDDNHGDLDYWIWKMSEKGDLVWQKSIGGSGFDLLQSIKNTKDGGFILAGTSDSGRGFQKNEKCKGLTDFWVIKLDASGTEQWQRTIGGKGKDELLCAFQTKDGGYMLGGSSSSDYSGNALAATNGMSKPTTKASQFNKSDKCRGNMDYWIVKLDQQGDVEWQTTYGGSYSDVLRSMEQTTDNGYILAGYSNSPVSGDKTENNKGIGDYWILKINDTGEIQWQKTYGAEGDDQPYVIHQTADGGYIAGGNSNSKNALTTLGGIVGNGTDYWILKLDKDGGVVWSKTYDFGKTDILTSLVENKDQSYLIGGYAQSESRRPREGIVAKALNAVSKEKEGINDYIAMKIDDKGEEIWNKTVGSAGEDILRKLIETRDGGYLMAGTSNSAASRDKNGSMGGNDFWVVKLKDKTKVEKVKSSTEVIPNPASSYTNIIIGYDFKEGTVTLIDIAGRTLLEFDINNRTVPVNLSQYPEGIYIIKVRTDVKTESVKVIKSVR, translated from the coding sequence ATGAAAAAACGACACCTATTACCCTTTTTAATTTTACCATTCTTTGCCTATTCTCAGGACATTCTCTGGGAGAAATCATACGGCGGACAGCATGCCGATTATTTGTTTGACGCACAGCCCACAGCCGACTACGGCTTTATTCTGGCAGGTAGTTCCTTATCTAATAAAACCGGAAATAAAGACGATGACAATCATGGAGATCTGGATTACTGGATCTGGAAAATGAGCGAAAAAGGAGATCTGGTCTGGCAGAAAAGCATAGGCGGAAGCGGATTTGATTTGCTTCAGAGTATTAAAAATACAAAAGATGGCGGCTTCATTCTGGCAGGAACTTCAGATTCGGGGAGAGGTTTTCAAAAGAATGAAAAATGCAAAGGCCTTACTGATTTTTGGGTCATCAAATTAGATGCATCGGGTACTGAACAATGGCAAAGAACTATTGGCGGTAAAGGAAAAGACGAACTCTTATGTGCTTTTCAAACCAAAGACGGAGGGTATATGTTGGGAGGTTCATCCAGTTCGGATTATTCAGGTAATGCACTTGCTGCTACAAACGGAATGTCCAAACCCACCACAAAAGCGTCTCAGTTTAATAAATCAGATAAATGCCGTGGCAATATGGATTACTGGATTGTTAAACTGGACCAACAGGGCGATGTCGAATGGCAAACGACCTATGGAGGAAGTTATAGCGATGTGCTGAGGAGTATGGAACAAACCACAGACAACGGATACATACTGGCAGGCTATTCCAATTCGCCTGTTTCAGGCGATAAAACCGAAAACAACAAAGGAATAGGAGATTACTGGATTCTTAAAATAAATGATACCGGTGAAATTCAATGGCAAAAGACCTATGGAGCTGAGGGAGATGATCAGCCTTATGTGATTCATCAGACTGCCGATGGCGGTTATATTGCGGGCGGAAACTCCAACAGCAAAAATGCCCTGACCACTTTGGGCGGTATCGTAGGAAACGGAACCGACTACTGGATCCTGAAACTCGATAAAGACGGAGGTGTGGTATGGAGTAAAACCTACGATTTTGGAAAAACAGACATCTTAACCTCACTGGTAGAAAACAAAGACCAAAGTTACCTTATTGGTGGTTACGCACAGAGCGAAAGCAGGCGCCCGCGTGAAGGGATCGTAGCCAAAGCACTTAACGCTGTCAGTAAAGAAAAAGAAGGCATCAACGACTATATCGCGATGAAAATAGACGACAAAGGCGAAGAAATCTGGAACAAAACCGTTGGCAGCGCCGGAGAAGACATCCTCAGGAAATTAATTGAGACCAGAGATGGCGGTTATCTGATGGCAGGAACCTCCAATTCGGCAGCCTCAAGAGATAAAAACGGCAGTATGGGAGGTAATGATTTTTGGGTAGTAAAGCTCAAAGACAAAACAAAAGTGGAAAAGGTAAAATCCAGTACCGAAGTCATTCCGAATCCTGCTTCAAGCTATACCAACATTATCATCGGTTATGATTTTAAAGAAGGCACCGTCACACTGATCGATATTGCCGGACGGACCTTACTGGAGTTTGACATCAACAACAGGACCGTACCAGTGAATCTAAGCCAGTACCCTGAGGGAATCTACATCATCAAAGTCAGAACAGATGTGAAAACAGAATCTGTAAAAGTGATTAAATCTGTTAGATAA